A window from Tindallia magadiensis encodes these proteins:
- a CDS encoding diguanylate cyclase produces the protein MKVLHLTNNKEVDESISGIVKEKNMLYCLETLDTEKNEEKWMRHDPDIIIIEAEKLNQRIYQLADDLLKRGEVKAYLLVVIKEEHCKTKEALVEIGVSAVINRKRFFKEKLSKHLDTIIKDNLFLQSLRCMQIAVIDDSRFSLEVMKGFFLKYDISEVDYFEDSLDFIKAEKKYDLYLLDLMMPGYDGDDIIHMIRQTCHNAVIILITKHENNKLLSHCMALGADDYLFKPVDYVLLMQRINDAFNKKEKNKQIEIASKKLYELATRDTLTGLHNREFFNEFYEEKALQAKQKGHIFSLILFDLDYFKEINDKYGHQKGDLVLIELAKTVSNHLRETDLIARWGGEEFCILLPDTNKDDAFTIAEAIRLSIQKMKIDGIRSITASFGLTQWQEGDEKESAFKRVDHSLYIAKLTGRNKTVVDKKTRLLVKDRPIKIEWCPFFRSGNDRIDKDHEALVQASNKIIMHALDSSKTETVKGMFADLIDKVVLHFRNEEKVLEEHHYEMVSDHKQKHQELAVKAAMLQNDFTKGKIDATELAEFLIQDVVIGHMIDHDFLFFPFLENSE, from the coding sequence ATGAAAGTTCTGCATCTAACAAATAATAAAGAGGTTGATGAAAGCATAAGTGGCATTGTGAAAGAAAAAAACATGCTTTACTGCCTTGAAACATTAGATACGGAAAAAAACGAAGAAAAGTGGATGAGGCACGATCCAGATATAATAATTATTGAAGCAGAGAAATTGAACCAAAGGATATATCAATTAGCCGATGATTTATTGAAAAGAGGGGAGGTAAAAGCGTACTTATTGGTGGTTATAAAGGAAGAGCATTGTAAAACCAAAGAAGCGTTAGTGGAAATTGGAGTTAGTGCTGTAATCAATCGAAAAAGATTTTTCAAGGAGAAACTATCAAAGCATTTAGACACCATTATAAAAGACAATCTATTTCTTCAGTCACTACGATGCATGCAAATTGCGGTAATTGATGATAGTCGTTTTTCTTTAGAGGTGATGAAAGGCTTTTTCTTGAAATACGATATTTCAGAAGTGGATTATTTTGAAGATTCACTCGATTTTATAAAGGCTGAGAAAAAATATGATCTATATTTACTGGACTTAATGATGCCGGGATATGATGGGGACGACATTATTCATATGATTAGGCAAACTTGTCATAATGCGGTTATTATTCTTATTACAAAGCATGAGAATAACAAACTCCTTTCTCATTGTATGGCCTTAGGGGCTGACGATTATTTGTTTAAGCCTGTGGATTATGTTTTACTGATGCAACGAATTAATGATGCTTTTAATAAAAAAGAGAAAAACAAACAAATAGAAATAGCATCAAAAAAGCTCTATGAGTTAGCAACCAGAGATACACTAACTGGATTACACAATCGGGAATTTTTCAATGAGTTTTACGAAGAGAAAGCCTTACAAGCAAAGCAGAAAGGGCATATTTTTTCATTAATACTGTTTGATTTGGATTATTTTAAGGAGATTAATGACAAGTATGGACATCAAAAGGGTGATTTGGTGTTAATTGAATTGGCTAAAACGGTTTCGAATCATTTGCGGGAGACAGATTTGATTGCACGTTGGGGTGGAGAGGAATTCTGCATTCTGCTACCCGATACTAATAAGGATGATGCGTTTACGATTGCTGAAGCGATAAGGCTGTCAATTCAAAAAATGAAGATTGACGGTATTAGAAGCATTACAGCCAGTTTTGGGTTGACTCAATGGCAGGAAGGTGATGAAAAGGAATCGGCTTTCAAAAGAGTAGATCATTCACTATATATAGCAAAGTTAACAGGAAGAAATAAGACGGTTGTCGATAAAAAAACAAGATTGTTAGTAAAAGATCGACCGATTAAAATTGAATGGTGTCCTTTTTTTAGAAGTGGAAACGATCGTATTGATAAGGATCATGAAGCATTAGTCCAAGCATCCAATAAAATAATAATGCATGCTCTTGATAGCAGCAAAACAGAAACAGTAAAAGGGATGTTCGCCGACTTGATTGACAAAGTGGTATTGCACTTTAGAAATGAAGAAAAGGTACTTGAAGAGCACCATTATGAAATGGTTAGTGACCATAAACAAAAACATCAGGAACTGGCTGTAAAAGCGGCGATGCTTCAAAATGATTTTACGAAAGGAAAAATAGATGCTACTGAATTAGCAGAATTTCTAATACAAGACGTTGTAATCGGTCATATGATAGATCATGATTTTTTATTTTTTCCTTTCCTTGAAAACTCCGAGTAA
- a CDS encoding helix-turn-helix domain-containing protein yields the protein MSKEASQHDYRLFSIKEAAKFTGISVSTLRNWERSGLIHPKRRNNNYRVFDFHDLELLKRIREYSQDKGLNQSIIKEMLSRDEHHTPLEKEMEYPHYHYETLKRYRKKMGYTLSDVAKAIHISPSYLSRVEQGKVNASYKIIEKLAAFFDESAIRFFDVQRKKPATEVVQYEHGQSLPSSLTGVYMEMQTTIKSQPFEVVRFVIEPNCGDLKKHQHNSGHDYITVLTGQLQVILDESKEFILKEKDSINFESTRIHQWLNPGDIPAEILWVHSYI from the coding sequence ATGTCAAAAGAGGCATCCCAACATGATTACCGACTGTTCAGCATTAAGGAAGCAGCAAAATTCACAGGAATTTCAGTTTCCACTCTCCGTAACTGGGAACGGAGCGGTCTCATACATCCCAAACGAAGGAATAACAATTACCGGGTTTTTGATTTTCATGATCTAGAATTATTAAAACGAATTCGGGAATATTCTCAGGATAAGGGCTTGAATCAATCGATTATTAAGGAAATGTTGAGCCGAGATGAGCACCATACTCCTCTGGAAAAAGAAATGGAATATCCTCATTATCATTACGAAACTTTGAAAAGATACCGAAAAAAAATGGGCTATACTCTGTCCGATGTTGCAAAAGCTATTCATATTTCACCATCTTATTTAAGTCGAGTGGAGCAAGGAAAAGTAAACGCATCTTATAAGATTATTGAAAAGCTGGCTGCTTTTTTTGACGAAAGTGCCATTCGTTTTTTTGACGTTCAAAGGAAAAAACCTGCAACAGAAGTAGTGCAATATGAACATGGACAGAGCTTACCTTCCAGCCTGACAGGGGTATACATGGAAATGCAGACCACCATTAAAAGCCAACCCTTTGAAGTGGTCCGATTTGTAATTGAACCAAATTGTGGAGATCTAAAAAAGCATCAGCACAATAGTGGGCATGATTACATCACCGTGCTGACTGGTCAATTGCAGGTCATCTTAGATGAAAGCAAGGAGTTTATTTTAAAGGAGAAGGATTCTATTAATTTTGAATCTACTCGAATCCACCAATGGTTGAATCCAGGAGATATTCCAGCTGAAATTCTTTGGGTTCACTCTTATATTTAG
- a CDS encoding glycine betaine ABC transporter substrate-binding protein, protein MNNADEKNMIKGNSEKNNWPKRHIFHKVAIILLVITLTAGVLAACSGTADGQEEPKKVVLASKPMTEQYILAEILTLLIEAETDIEVEQTLGIGGGTSNIHPAMENGEIDLYPEYTGTGWLFVLKEEVLRDPDELYEAVKAAYREEYGIHWSGRYGLNNTYSIAVTPEAAETYDLKTLSDLGKVSPELTFAANADFLERDDGYPGLEETYGFAFGDIKEIDIGLRYQSIQSDDIDAITVFSTDGQLQDADVVLLEDDKNFFVFYDGATLIRQETLDRYPELEEVLEKLTGLIPNEEMIAMNYAVEVENEDPAKVAEDFLREKGLL, encoded by the coding sequence ATGAACAATGCAGATGAAAAAAACATGATAAAAGGTAATTCTGAGAAAAACAATTGGCCTAAAAGACATATATTCCATAAAGTGGCCATCATACTACTCGTGATAACGCTGACAGCAGGAGTATTGGCAGCTTGCAGTGGCACAGCCGATGGCCAGGAAGAGCCTAAAAAAGTGGTGCTGGCCAGCAAGCCTATGACAGAGCAGTACATTCTGGCAGAAATCCTGACACTGCTGATTGAAGCAGAAACAGACATTGAAGTAGAACAAACCCTGGGAATCGGTGGAGGAACCTCCAATATTCATCCGGCCATGGAAAATGGCGAAATCGATCTGTATCCGGAATATACGGGCACCGGCTGGCTATTTGTATTAAAAGAAGAAGTGCTTCGGGATCCGGATGAGCTTTATGAAGCCGTAAAGGCTGCTTATAGGGAAGAATACGGCATTCACTGGTCTGGGCGCTATGGTCTGAATAATACCTATAGCATTGCCGTGACACCGGAAGCAGCAGAAACCTACGACTTAAAGACGCTTTCAGATCTGGGAAAAGTCAGCCCGGAACTAACTTTTGCTGCCAACGCAGATTTTCTGGAACGGGATGATGGATATCCGGGGCTGGAAGAAACCTACGGCTTTGCCTTTGGGGATATAAAAGAAATAGATATCGGCCTTCGCTACCAGTCCATCCAGAGTGATGATATTGATGCCATTACCGTTTTTTCCACCGATGGTCAATTACAGGATGCGGATGTAGTCCTGTTGGAAGACGATAAGAACTTCTTTGTATTCTATGATGGTGCTACGCTGATCCGTCAGGAAACCTTGGACCGCTATCCGGAACTGGAAGAAGTGTTGGAAAAACTAACGGGTCTAATTCCTAATGAAGAAATGATTGCCATGAATTATGCCGTAGAAGTGGAAAACGAAGATCCGGCCAAAGTGGCTGAAGATTTCTTGCGGGAGAAGGGACTGCTGTAA
- a CDS encoding ATP-binding protein: MSHQEKERELEINEKMYRVYMDKSPLGIFVTNEEAQYIRVNPAGCRMTGYTEEELKKLTIDDLRPPETKDMTLRLNATEDGMFTGEYIGLRKNGERYWGRIHAARINEKENIAFCEDITEQKKAEDKIVKFSEMLKVKNEELDEAVQKAEAANQTKSKFLANMSHEIRTPLNGILGFLQLLEETDMDQKQQEYLTYIKTSSETLLTIINDILDISKIESGQLELEHIDFNLSRTLEAALVPMFQSARAKGIDLKLEVDSEVPAWVKGDPIRLRQIITNLASNGVKFTEEGSVTVSVHQVEAKDETTTVEILVTDTGIGMSQETIKKIFQPFSQADSSSTRKYGGTGLGLSISRDLIHLMNGEIQAESQLGKGSCFKVRIPFEKGDGEKITYISEEILGAEKEWKDSKVLVVEDQEINLVLVEQVLKNIGISFDVARNGIEAVNAFYRKQHDLILMDIQMPVMDGLEATKRIRSLKNVQQPYIIAMTAHVMQENINQAYDAGMDGYIQKPIDLKQMKALFRKESTAQRSTKAQKKGILFHTDTDKDAEIKAMVTAMVTEAGLDKDLSLELLQQGTAMWIDQVCQAEKDLASGDMTSLKLLFHNMKGTAANLRVKKLSEMATEAEAKVMAEDMNGLRKNLAEIKTYVNKMKNFSAEE, translated from the coding sequence ATGAGCCATCAAGAAAAAGAACGTGAGCTGGAAATAAATGAAAAAATGTATCGTGTCTATATGGATAAATCACCCTTAGGTATCTTTGTTACTAATGAGGAGGCACAATACATACGTGTTAACCCGGCTGGATGCCGGATGACAGGATATACAGAAGAAGAACTTAAAAAGCTTACCATCGATGATCTTAGACCTCCAGAAACGAAGGATATGACTCTTCGGCTCAATGCAACAGAAGATGGTATGTTTACGGGAGAGTATATTGGTCTTAGAAAAAATGGGGAACGGTACTGGGGCCGTATTCATGCGGCACGAATTAATGAGAAAGAAAACATTGCGTTTTGCGAAGACATAACAGAGCAGAAAAAAGCAGAAGATAAAATTGTAAAGTTTTCCGAAATGCTTAAGGTTAAGAATGAGGAACTTGACGAGGCTGTTCAAAAAGCCGAAGCAGCCAATCAGACGAAAAGCAAATTTTTGGCTAATATGAGCCATGAAATTCGTACTCCTCTAAACGGGATTCTTGGGTTTTTACAACTCTTGGAAGAGACTGATATGGACCAGAAACAACAAGAATACCTTACCTATATTAAAACCAGCAGTGAAACCTTACTAACCATTATCAACGATATTTTAGATATAAGTAAAATAGAATCCGGTCAGTTAGAACTGGAACATATCGATTTTAACCTGAGCAGAACTTTGGAAGCTGCACTGGTTCCTATGTTTCAATCAGCCAGGGCAAAAGGCATAGACCTGAAGTTAGAGGTGGACTCTGAGGTACCTGCCTGGGTTAAAGGAGATCCTATCAGACTACGGCAAATTATCACGAATCTGGCAAGTAACGGCGTAAAGTTTACAGAAGAAGGAAGCGTTACCGTGTCCGTGCACCAGGTAGAAGCAAAGGATGAAACAACAACCGTTGAAATTCTTGTTACCGATACGGGTATAGGGATGAGTCAGGAAACGATAAAGAAAATATTTCAGCCTTTTTCACAGGCAGACAGTTCCAGCACTCGCAAATATGGTGGCACCGGATTGGGATTATCCATCTCCAGAGATTTAATCCATCTAATGAATGGAGAAATTCAGGCAGAAAGTCAATTAGGAAAAGGAAGTTGTTTTAAGGTGCGGATACCCTTTGAGAAAGGGGACGGGGAAAAGATTACCTATATCAGTGAAGAAATTTTGGGAGCGGAAAAAGAATGGAAAGATTCTAAAGTACTGGTAGTAGAAGATCAAGAGATAAACCTGGTGCTGGTGGAACAGGTACTGAAAAACATAGGGATTTCTTTTGATGTAGCAAGAAACGGGATTGAAGCTGTGAATGCTTTTTATAGAAAACAGCATGATTTAATCCTAATGGATATACAGATGCCAGTGATGGATGGACTGGAAGCAACTAAAAGAATTCGTTCGCTAAAAAACGTGCAACAGCCCTATATTATTGCCATGACGGCTCATGTGATGCAAGAAAATATTAACCAGGCCTATGATGCAGGGATGGATGGATATATCCAAAAACCCATTGACTTGAAACAAATGAAAGCTCTTTTTCGTAAAGAATCCACGGCTCAAAGATCAACTAAAGCTCAAAAGAAAGGGATCTTGTTTCATACAGACACAGACAAAGATGCAGAAATAAAAGCAATGGTAACGGCCATGGTAACAGAAGCAGGGCTAGATAAAGACCTATCATTAGAACTATTGCAACAAGGGACAGCTATGTGGATCGATCAAGTTTGTCAGGCAGAAAAAGACTTGGCATCAGGAGATATGACATCCTTAAAACTTCTCTTTCATAATATGAAAGGAACGGCGGCTAATTTGCGGGTAAAAAAGCTGAGCGAAATGGCCACAGAAGCAGAGGCAAAAGTGATGGCAGAAGATATGAATGGTTTGCGAAAAAATCTGGCAGAAATAAAAACATATGTGAACAAAATGAAGAATTTTTCGGCGGAAGAATAG
- the kynU gene encoding kynureninase, which translates to MRHFETTLEFSREMDKKDLLKSYKERFYMEKGVIYMDGNSCGLCSIDAEVYVMKALKDWKKFGIDLWTHPEANYFLYQDKLAKLMAPLINAKPEEVTICTNTTINIHKALATFYQPTPQRYKIIVDDLNFPTDKYAVDSFVKLKGLDPETAVKVVKSRDGKQIFEEDMIEAMTEDVALILLPSVLYRSAYLTDMQKIADAARERGIYVGFDLSHSIGSVPHDFESLNCDFAVWCNYKYVNGGPGAIAGLYINEKHFSKGPGLAGWQGNNKATQFDLKQSFEPAEYAGGWQTGTQPILSMAPIEGSLRMFQEAGIHNIREKSLKLTAYMMYLIDEKLKKFGFSYGNPAEDQRRGGHVALEHEEAIRINKAMKDRKIIPDFRYPNIIRLAPVAFYVSFEDVYRMVEIIEDIMETKAYEDYDGSRGTVA; encoded by the coding sequence ATGAGACATTTTGAAACAACTTTGGAATTTTCGCGGGAAATGGATAAAAAGGATTTGTTAAAATCCTATAAAGAAAGGTTTTACATGGAAAAAGGGGTTATTTATATGGATGGAAACTCCTGTGGTCTTTGTTCGATAGATGCGGAAGTTTACGTGATGAAAGCCTTGAAAGACTGGAAAAAATTTGGAATTGATCTTTGGACACATCCGGAAGCCAACTATTTTCTATACCAAGATAAGTTAGCTAAATTAATGGCTCCCCTCATTAACGCCAAGCCGGAAGAGGTAACTATCTGTACCAATACTACTATTAACATTCATAAAGCCCTAGCTACCTTTTATCAGCCTACTCCTCAGCGGTATAAAATCATTGTGGACGACCTGAACTTTCCCACGGATAAGTACGCCGTGGATAGTTTTGTTAAGCTGAAAGGCTTAGATCCGGAAACCGCTGTAAAAGTAGTTAAAAGCCGGGATGGCAAACAGATCTTTGAAGAAGATATGATTGAGGCCATGACCGAAGATGTAGCACTGATCCTACTGCCTTCGGTCCTTTACCGAAGTGCCTATTTAACAGATATGCAAAAAATTGCCGATGCTGCCAGGGAGAGAGGCATTTATGTCGGTTTTGATTTAAGTCACTCCATCGGCAGTGTTCCTCACGATTTTGAATCCCTAAACTGTGATTTCGCCGTATGGTGCAATTACAAATACGTAAACGGCGGTCCCGGAGCTATTGCTGGACTCTATATCAACGAAAAGCACTTTTCAAAAGGACCCGGCTTGGCCGGATGGCAGGGTAACAACAAAGCAACTCAGTTTGACCTGAAACAAAGCTTTGAACCGGCAGAATATGCTGGTGGATGGCAAACAGGAACTCAGCCTATTTTGAGCATGGCTCCCATCGAAGGCAGCCTTCGCATGTTCCAGGAGGCCGGCATCCACAACATTCGTGAAAAATCCTTGAAGCTGACAGCATACATGATGTACTTAATTGATGAAAAGCTAAAAAAATTCGGGTTTTCTTATGGCAACCCAGCAGAAGATCAACGACGGGGCGGCCATGTGGCTTTGGAGCATGAGGAAGCCATTCGTATTAACAAAGCCATGAAGGATCGAAAAATCATTCCAGACTTTCGCTATCCCAATATCATTAGACTAGCACCAGTAGCCTTTTATGTGTCCTTTGAGGACGTATATCGGATGGTGGAAATTATTGAAGACATTATGGAAACCAAAGCTTATGAAGACTATGACGGCAGCCGGGGTACTGTCGCGTAA
- a CDS encoding ABC transporter ATP-binding protein, translating to MAVIEFQKVTKAYGDEGDVLKGLDLTVEKGEFLTLLGESGCGKTTLLKIINRMVSFDTGHVWIRGRLLSEWDIVTLRREIGYVIQQIGLFPHMTVMNNVAYVLSLQGIQKPKQRQRAEELMELVGLPWEFLNRYPRELSGGQRQRVGVARALAASPEIILMDEPFGAVDEQTRSLLQDELLKIHQQLKCTIIFVTHDIQEAVKLGSRIVLMNKGIIEQTGTKEDLILRPANDFVRRFMGIKGFMALLDEKEMKALYQQVLEEKISLEEVYRSLTG from the coding sequence ATGGCTGTCATCGAATTTCAGAAAGTCACCAAAGCCTACGGCGATGAAGGCGATGTGCTGAAAGGACTGGATCTGACCGTAGAAAAAGGAGAATTCCTCACGCTGTTGGGAGAATCTGGCTGTGGGAAAACCACGTTACTGAAAATCATTAACCGGATGGTTTCTTTTGATACTGGCCATGTTTGGATCAGAGGACGACTTTTGAGTGAATGGGATATTGTCACTCTCCGTCGGGAAATTGGTTACGTCATTCAACAAATTGGCCTTTTTCCCCATATGACGGTGATGAACAACGTGGCCTATGTCCTCTCTCTGCAGGGAATTCAAAAGCCGAAACAGCGGCAGCGGGCTGAGGAACTGATGGAGCTGGTGGGTCTGCCCTGGGAATTTCTGAATCGCTATCCAAGAGAACTGAGTGGTGGGCAGCGTCAACGGGTAGGCGTGGCCAGAGCTCTGGCGGCCAGTCCAGAAATTATTCTGATGGACGAACCCTTCGGTGCTGTGGACGAACAGACCCGAAGCCTGCTGCAGGATGAATTGCTGAAAATCCATCAGCAGCTAAAATGCACCATTATCTTTGTGACCCATGATATCCAAGAAGCCGTGAAACTGGGCAGCCGGATTGTGCTGATGAACAAAGGAATTATCGAACAGACCGGAACCAAGGAAGATTTAATCCTTCGGCCGGCAAATGATTTTGTTCGCCGCTTTATGGGAATCAAGGGCTTTATGGCATTGCTGGATGAAAAGGAAATGAAAGCTCTTTATCAGCAGGTACTGGAAGAGAAGATTAGCCTGGAAGAAGTTTATCGAAGTTTAACGGGTTAA
- a CDS encoding ABC transporter permease translates to MIFRIFALYRERSSFFVELFIQHLYITMIAVLFITTIGLTVGILMTRNRWLAGGVLRVTSFLYTIPSIALFGVLVSLTGIGLKSALTAIVLYGLLPMIRSTYTGLKEVDREVVEAAVGMGSTPWQLLYRIQLPLAFPVIFSGFRTMVVMTIALGGIASFIGAGGMGRAIWRGISTNFPEMTIAGSLLIAALAILADCLLEMIEKLVRYRFLGEGGK, encoded by the coding sequence ATGATTTTTCGCATTTTTGCCTTATATCGGGAACGGTCTTCTTTTTTTGTGGAGCTGTTTATCCAGCATCTATATATAACGATGATTGCCGTTCTCTTCATTACGACTATTGGGCTGACCGTTGGAATCCTGATGACTCGGAATCGTTGGTTAGCAGGCGGAGTTCTTAGAGTCACCAGTTTTTTATATACCATTCCCTCTATTGCCCTCTTCGGCGTATTGGTATCCTTAACGGGAATAGGGCTGAAAAGTGCCTTAACCGCCATTGTATTGTATGGACTGCTTCCGATGATTCGCAGTACCTATACCGGGCTAAAAGAAGTGGATAGGGAGGTAGTGGAAGCAGCCGTTGGTATGGGCAGTACTCCTTGGCAATTGCTCTATCGGATTCAGCTTCCCCTGGCTTTTCCAGTGATTTTCAGCGGGTTTCGCACCATGGTGGTGATGACCATCGCTTTAGGTGGGATTGCTTCTTTTATTGGTGCTGGAGGGATGGGGCGAGCCATTTGGCGCGGTATTTCAACCAATTTTCCGGAAATGACTATTGCTGGAAGTTTGCTAATCGCAGCTCTGGCAATTCTGGCGGATTGTCTATTGGAAATGATTGAAAAATTAGTACGTTATCGCTTTTTAGGAGAAGGAGGAAAATAA